Proteins from a single region of Pseudarthrobacter sp. NIBRBAC000502772:
- a CDS encoding DUF202 domain-containing protein: MPGAPAAPTHQDPGLQPERTVLSWGRTSTALFAAALVFLRWLPHYGFWILILIGVAGTIAVSIYATQRGRYSARVRGIAAERVHSDVAAVFWTSGSVVLMGILGLIILLRG; encoded by the coding sequence ATGCCAGGAGCTCCGGCTGCTCCCACGCACCAAGACCCCGGGCTCCAACCCGAGCGCACGGTGCTTTCCTGGGGCCGGACCAGCACGGCTCTTTTTGCCGCCGCGCTGGTTTTCCTGCGCTGGCTGCCTCATTACGGTTTCTGGATTCTGATTCTCATCGGGGTGGCGGGCACTATCGCGGTCAGCATTTACGCCACACAGCGCGGCCGCTATTCCGCGCGCGTGAGGGGCATCGCGGCGGAACGGGTTCACTCAGATGTGGCTGCCGTCTTCTGGACCAGCGGCTCCGTTGTGCTGATGGGGATCCTGGGCCTGATCATCCTGCTCAGGGGTTAG
- a CDS encoding cation:proton antiporter has product MLGPSLLGWIQPVQFTDTLADFGLAMLFFVAGNEIDFALIRGRPANRASAGWVNSGGRHWRWPTPGPHTGGCRDHRSSLMLHSPGSLLPILRDAGESKSPIGIAVTALGAVGEFGPLVAISLFFSGRQLGPATAVLLGFVLLTGLAIYLASRARFPGHQDPPHQRPVRRPVRHLHPHCARCAQHGPGTRYAAGCIRRRRRWKWRTTAAAATARIPPELSAESPGRGS; this is encoded by the coding sequence ATGCTCGGCCCCAGCCTGTTGGGGTGGATCCAACCCGTCCAGTTCACGGATACGCTCGCCGATTTCGGGCTGGCCATGCTCTTCTTCGTTGCCGGTAACGAGATAGATTTCGCCCTCATCCGCGGCCGGCCCGCCAACCGTGCGTCTGCTGGCTGGGTCAATTCTGGCGGCAGGCATTGGCGCTGGCCTACTCCTGGCCCCCACACCGGAGGCTGCCGTGATCATCGGAGTAGCCTTATGCTCCACAGCCCTGGGTCGCTGCTGCCGATCCTTCGCGACGCCGGAGAATCGAAATCCCCGATCGGTATCGCGGTCACCGCACTCGGTGCGGTTGGGGAGTTCGGTCCCCTCGTTGCGATCTCGCTGTTCTTTAGCGGCCGGCAGCTGGGCCCGGCAACAGCGGTACTTCTCGGGTTTGTCCTCCTGACCGGCCTGGCGATCTATCTCGCGTCGCGCGCACGGTTCCCAGGTCACCAGGACCCTCCACACCAGCGGCCAGTTCGCCGTCCGGTCCGTCATCTTCATCCTCACTGTGCTCGTTGTGCTCAGCATGGTCCTGGGACTCGATATGCTGCTGGGTGCATTCGCCGCCGGCGTCGGTGGAAATGGCGAACGACGGCGGCAGCCGCCACGGCGCGGATCCCACCAGAGTTGTCGGCTGAGTCCCCGGGACGAGGATCCTGA
- the ligD gene encoding non-homologous end-joining DNA ligase, producing MSPSKTPAEILDIAGAEVRISSPDKVVFPEPGLTKLDLVRYYLAVADGALRGAGGRPMVLKRFPKGIDAEPFFQKRVPENHPDFIDTATLHYASGTSAEEAVIRDAAGLAWVVNLGCLDLNPHPVRAEDLEHPDELRVDLDPMPGVGWSQIVDVAYVAREVLDDVGLVGWPKTSGSRGLHILVRIAPQWSFREVRLAAETLAREVENRAPGLATARWWKEERGESVFVDFNQNAKDRTVASAYSIRPLPDARVSTPLTWDEVRSIRPEQFTVLTVPGRFADLGDPHAGIDDAVGTLDGLLALAAELGPAEKPPRSGDGSGRRQSLMPLIEVARTRTKPEALAALDEWKSRHVDLVPALHPADVLVDGMRGSSSLWYRVRVNLQHVPDSERPPQEGLIANYDPWAGKEWPGRPGS from the coding sequence ATGAGCCCGTCGAAGACTCCGGCCGAAATCCTCGACATTGCCGGCGCCGAGGTACGCATCTCAAGTCCGGACAAAGTGGTTTTCCCCGAGCCCGGGCTGACGAAGCTCGACCTGGTCCGCTACTACCTCGCCGTCGCGGATGGTGCGCTGCGCGGCGCCGGCGGCCGGCCCATGGTGCTCAAGCGCTTCCCGAAGGGCATCGACGCTGAACCGTTCTTCCAAAAGCGGGTGCCCGAAAACCACCCCGACTTCATCGACACAGCAACGCTGCACTACGCGTCGGGGACATCAGCCGAGGAGGCCGTCATCCGGGATGCCGCGGGCCTGGCGTGGGTGGTGAATCTTGGCTGCCTGGACCTCAACCCGCATCCCGTGCGCGCTGAGGACCTCGAACACCCGGACGAGCTCCGGGTGGACCTCGATCCGATGCCGGGCGTCGGCTGGTCCCAGATCGTTGATGTCGCATATGTCGCGCGGGAGGTGCTGGACGACGTGGGGCTGGTGGGGTGGCCGAAGACGAGCGGATCGCGCGGACTGCACATCCTGGTGCGCATCGCGCCGCAGTGGTCGTTCCGCGAGGTGCGGCTCGCCGCCGAGACCCTCGCCCGCGAGGTCGAAAACCGCGCTCCCGGCCTCGCCACCGCGCGGTGGTGGAAGGAGGAGCGCGGCGAAAGTGTGTTCGTCGACTTCAACCAGAACGCGAAGGACCGCACCGTGGCATCGGCGTACTCGATCCGGCCCCTGCCCGACGCCCGGGTCTCGACGCCGCTCACCTGGGACGAGGTCCGCTCCATCCGGCCGGAACAATTCACGGTGCTCACAGTGCCCGGGCGCTTCGCCGATCTGGGCGACCCGCACGCCGGCATCGATGACGCGGTGGGCACACTCGATGGACTTCTGGCACTGGCGGCCGAGCTCGGCCCCGCCGAGAAGCCGCCGCGCAGCGGCGACGGCTCCGGCCGCCGGCAGTCGCTGATGCCGCTCATCGAGGTTGCCCGCACCAGGACCAAGCCTGAGGCCCTCGCGGCACTCGATGAGTGGAAGTCCCGGCACGTGGACCTCGTCCCGGCCCTGCACCCCGCCGACGTGCTCGTCGACGGAATGCGCGGATCAAGCTCGCTCTGGTACCGGGTGCGGGTGAACCTGCAGCACGTCCCCGACTCGGAGCGTCCGCCACAGGAGGGGCTCATCGCCAACTACGACCCGTGGGCCGGCAAGGAGTGGCCCGGGCGCCCGGGATCCTGA
- a CDS encoding three-helix bundle dimerization domain-containing protein — protein sequence MEDTEKHDTIAKVSDLLAARYPDAPRPLVVRVVTEEYETLDAGRIRTYIPTLVEHGARNKLHREFARRNRET from the coding sequence ATGGAAGATACGGAGAAGCACGACACCATCGCCAAAGTCAGCGACCTGCTCGCCGCACGCTATCCCGACGCACCCCGGCCGCTGGTTGTCCGGGTCGTCACAGAGGAGTATGAAACACTGGATGCCGGCCGGATCCGGACCTACATCCCGACCCTTGTCGAACACGGCGCCAGGAACAAACTCCACCGCGAGTTCGCCCGCCGGAACAGGGAAACCTGA
- a CDS encoding adenosylmethionine--8-amino-7-oxononanoate transaminase → MTTASAQPGLIQRDRARLWHPYAPASPDLPLWEVEAADGVRLRLRAEDGTRHEVVDAMSSWWSVIHGYRNPVLDAAARRQLESFSHVMFGGLTHAPAVELAERLVDMAPSVPGRPGLERVFLADSGSVAVEVALKLAVQFQTASGHPRRQRFLSLRGGYHGDTFAAMGVCDPVDGMHSAFPGLLAGNVFAPRPPAAASATPETLRAWASELGGIAAAHSGELAAVIVEPVLQGAGGMHTYPAECLTVLRHVADRHGLLLILDEIATGFGRTGELFAADHAGVVPDIMCVGKALTGGYLTLAAMLCTAEIASAVSRGRAGALLHGPTFMGNPLACAVANASLGIIGDGGWRPDVARIGTGLESGLAPALELEAVQDVRTIGAVGVIELHNAVDVTAVTTAAIRHGVWVRPFRNLVYTMPPYVSTAADIEQITAGMTAAVAEVHGRVVHERVPARSRGEA, encoded by the coding sequence ATGACGACAGCTTCGGCGCAGCCGGGCCTGATCCAGCGGGACCGCGCACGGTTGTGGCACCCTTACGCGCCGGCGTCCCCGGACCTTCCGCTGTGGGAGGTCGAGGCGGCCGACGGCGTGCGGCTGCGGCTTAGGGCCGAGGACGGCACCCGCCATGAGGTGGTTGATGCGATGTCCTCGTGGTGGTCGGTGATCCACGGCTACCGCAACCCGGTGCTGGACGCCGCTGCGCGGAGGCAGCTGGAGAGCTTCAGCCATGTGATGTTCGGCGGACTCACGCACGCCCCGGCGGTGGAACTGGCCGAGCGGCTGGTGGACATGGCCCCTTCCGTGCCAGGGAGGCCGGGTTTGGAGCGGGTGTTCCTTGCGGATTCGGGTTCGGTGGCCGTGGAGGTTGCGCTGAAGCTGGCGGTGCAGTTCCAGACCGCGTCCGGGCACCCGCGGAGGCAGCGGTTCCTGAGCCTCCGCGGCGGGTACCACGGCGACACTTTCGCGGCGATGGGGGTCTGTGATCCTGTGGACGGGATGCACTCCGCGTTCCCGGGCCTGCTGGCGGGCAACGTGTTTGCGCCGCGTCCCCCGGCGGCCGCCTCCGCGACCCCGGAAACCTTGCGTGCGTGGGCGTCCGAACTCGGGGGCATCGCGGCTGCGCATTCCGGGGAGCTGGCCGCGGTCATCGTCGAACCGGTCCTGCAGGGTGCCGGCGGGATGCACACCTACCCGGCCGAATGCCTGACAGTACTGCGGCACGTGGCGGACCGGCATGGGCTGCTGCTCATCCTCGATGAGATCGCCACCGGCTTCGGGCGCACCGGGGAGCTGTTCGCGGCCGATCATGCCGGCGTCGTACCGGACATCATGTGCGTGGGCAAGGCCCTGACCGGCGGGTACCTGACTCTCGCCGCCATGCTCTGCACGGCGGAGATTGCGTCGGCTGTGTCCCGCGGCCGGGCCGGTGCGCTGCTGCACGGCCCCACGTTTATGGGCAACCCGCTGGCATGTGCGGTTGCCAACGCCAGCCTCGGCATCATCGGCGACGGCGGCTGGCGGCCCGACGTCGCACGGATCGGCACCGGCCTCGAATCAGGGCTCGCCCCCGCCCTGGAACTTGAGGCCGTGCAGGACGTCCGGACCATCGGCGCCGTCGGAGTCATTGAGCTGCACAACGCCGTCGACGTCACCGCGGTCACCACCGCGGCCATCCGGCACGGGGTCTGGGTCCGGCCGTTCCGGAACCTCGTCTACACGATGCCCCCGTACGTCAGCACCGCAGCGGACATTGAGCAGATCACCGCAGGCATGACGGCGGCCGTCGCCGAAGTGCACGGGCGCGTCGTACATGAGCGCGTCCCCGCACGGTCCCGAGGCGAGGCATGA
- the bioB gene encoding biotin synthase BioB: protein MTMQPELQANPGPILETARKQVLEQGIGLSESQLVEILRLPDQDLPAALQLAHEVRLKHCGEDVEVEGIISIKTGGCPEDCHFCSQSGLFDTPVRGVWLDIPELVKAAKETAATGATEFCIVAAVRGPDIKLMNQIKFAIDRINEAVDINIACSLGMLTQRQVDQLASWGVHRYNHNLETARSYFPEVVTTHSYEERLDTCNMVKDAGMELCCGALIGMGESLEQRAELAAQLAALEPHEVPLNFLNPRPGTPLENQGIMDGKDALRAIAAFRLAMPRTVLRYAGGRELTLGDLGTKAGLMGGINAVIIGNYLTTLGRPADADLNLLVELNMPIKELQKTL from the coding sequence ATGACGATGCAGCCAGAGCTCCAGGCCAACCCCGGCCCCATCCTCGAGACCGCCCGGAAGCAGGTTCTGGAGCAGGGCATCGGCCTCTCCGAAAGCCAACTGGTGGAAATCCTCAGGCTGCCGGACCAGGATCTGCCCGCAGCCCTGCAGCTCGCCCACGAGGTGCGGCTCAAGCACTGCGGCGAGGACGTCGAAGTCGAAGGCATCATCTCCATCAAGACCGGCGGCTGCCCCGAGGACTGCCACTTCTGCAGCCAGTCCGGCCTGTTCGACACCCCCGTCCGCGGCGTCTGGCTCGACATCCCCGAACTCGTCAAAGCCGCGAAGGAAACCGCCGCAACGGGAGCCACCGAGTTCTGCATCGTCGCCGCCGTCCGCGGCCCCGACATCAAGCTCATGAACCAGATCAAGTTCGCGATCGACCGGATCAACGAAGCCGTGGACATCAACATCGCCTGCTCCCTGGGCATGCTCACCCAGCGCCAGGTGGACCAGCTCGCCAGCTGGGGCGTGCACCGCTACAACCACAACCTCGAAACCGCTCGCAGCTACTTCCCCGAAGTCGTCACCACCCACAGCTACGAGGAGCGCCTCGACACCTGCAACATGGTTAAAGACGCCGGCATGGAGCTGTGCTGCGGCGCCTTGATCGGCATGGGCGAAAGTCTTGAACAGCGCGCCGAACTCGCCGCCCAGCTCGCGGCCCTCGAACCCCACGAAGTCCCGTTGAACTTCCTCAACCCCCGTCCTGGAACCCCGCTGGAAAACCAGGGCATCATGGACGGCAAGGACGCCCTCCGCGCGATCGCCGCGTTCCGGCTGGCGATGCCCCGGACCGTGCTGCGCTACGCCGGCGGACGGGAGCTGACCCTCGGCGACCTCGGAACCAAGGCAGGCCTCATGGGCGGCATCAACGCCGTCATCATCGGCAACTACTTGACCACCCTGGGCCGCCCGGCAGACGCCGACCTGAACCTGCTCGTCGAGCTGAACATGCCCATCAAGGAACTCCAGAAGACACTATGA
- a CDS encoding HpcH/HpaI aldolase/citrate lyase family protein, protein MPLRVEPGNPDDANTFRDALRSQNGKAGRPLAGMWVCSGSPLIAELCAGSGLDWLLIDAEHSPNGLESILAQLQAVNGYPVQALVRPPVNDTVLIKQYLDLGVQNLLIPMVNSAAEAEAAVAATRYPPQGVRGVGSALARASRWNRVPDYLARASETVSVTVQIESTAAVEAVEEILAVDGVDAIFLGPSDLAASMGVLGQQEHPNVRAAVEHCLTAAKAAGKPAGVNAFNPATARSYLAAGAAFVLVGADVAILARGSESLAAAFTKPSDGETPTSY, encoded by the coding sequence ATGCCGCTTCGAGTAGAACCCGGAAATCCTGACGACGCGAACACGTTCCGCGACGCCCTCCGCAGTCAAAACGGTAAAGCAGGCCGCCCCCTCGCCGGAATGTGGGTCTGCTCCGGCAGCCCGCTGATCGCCGAGCTCTGCGCCGGATCCGGCCTGGACTGGCTCCTCATCGACGCCGAACACAGCCCCAACGGCCTCGAATCCATCCTGGCCCAGCTCCAGGCCGTCAACGGCTACCCGGTCCAGGCCCTGGTCCGGCCCCCGGTCAACGACACCGTGCTCATCAAGCAGTACCTGGACCTCGGCGTGCAAAACCTGCTGATCCCCATGGTCAACTCGGCGGCCGAAGCGGAAGCCGCGGTTGCGGCCACCCGGTATCCACCCCAGGGCGTCCGCGGGGTGGGATCCGCCCTGGCCCGCGCCTCACGCTGGAACCGTGTCCCTGACTACCTCGCCCGCGCGTCAGAGACCGTCAGCGTCACGGTGCAGATCGAATCGACGGCGGCCGTCGAAGCCGTCGAGGAGATCCTGGCCGTGGACGGCGTGGACGCCATCTTCCTCGGACCCTCCGACCTCGCCGCTTCCATGGGCGTGCTGGGACAGCAGGAACACCCCAACGTGCGCGCCGCCGTCGAACACTGCCTTACCGCCGCAAAAGCGGCCGGGAAACCAGCGGGCGTCAACGCCTTCAACCCGGCCACAGCCCGCAGCTACCTGGCGGCCGGCGCCGCCTTTGTCCTGGTGGGCGCCGACGTCGCCATCCTCGCCCGCGGCTCCGAGTCGCTTGCCGCCGCGTTCACTAAGCCCTCCGACGGCGAAACGCCCACCAGCTACTGA
- a CDS encoding RidA family protein, giving the protein MASIQRIRPQGLVSSPAFSHVAIVPPGATTIYVGGQNAVDADGALVGEDDVAVQSARALENARTALAAGGATLGDVVQWTVLFVDGVDLAAAYGAIASELASDEPALVTGARVAALGVPGALVEISAVAAVMR; this is encoded by the coding sequence ATGGCATCCATACAGCGCATCCGCCCCCAGGGGCTCGTCTCGAGCCCCGCCTTCAGCCACGTCGCCATCGTGCCGCCCGGCGCGACCACCATCTACGTCGGTGGCCAGAACGCCGTCGACGCCGACGGCGCACTCGTCGGGGAGGACGACGTGGCCGTCCAGTCTGCCCGCGCCCTTGAGAACGCGCGGACCGCGCTCGCCGCCGGCGGCGCTACCCTCGGCGACGTTGTGCAATGGACAGTGCTCTTCGTCGATGGGGTGGACCTCGCGGCGGCGTACGGGGCGATCGCTTCGGAACTCGCGTCCGACGAACCGGCCCTGGTGACCGGAGCGCGTGTCGCGGCGCTGGGCGTGCCCGGGGCACTGGTCGAGATCAGCGCGGTCGCCGCCGTTATGCGGTGA
- a CDS encoding dihydrofolate reductase family protein yields the protein MGETSAEASSADLMVDLIISLDGYASAEGWPGWWGLEGPEYLAWLGQEGEKDYTFLLGANTYRLMSSMSEEAAADASSFSEEEGASLTGLAAVPKVVFSSTLQEPLTWPNTELVTGDAVQAVAELKRTRTGTLSTLGSISLCRSLLTAGLVDRFRLVIFPVITGSTGRERIYDRYPDISLEMVNSRTFDGRLQLLEYIPTVLSGPLGRGPT from the coding sequence ATGGGCGAGACATCTGCAGAGGCGTCATCAGCGGACCTGATGGTCGACCTGATCATCTCGCTGGACGGGTATGCCTCGGCGGAGGGGTGGCCAGGCTGGTGGGGTCTGGAGGGGCCGGAATACCTGGCTTGGCTCGGGCAGGAGGGGGAGAAGGACTACACGTTCCTCCTCGGGGCGAACACCTACCGGCTGATGTCCAGCATGTCGGAGGAAGCCGCGGCCGACGCCTCCAGCTTCTCCGAGGAGGAGGGGGCCAGCCTGACCGGCCTTGCCGCCGTGCCCAAGGTCGTCTTCTCCTCCACCCTGCAGGAGCCCCTGACATGGCCGAACACGGAGCTGGTCACCGGGGACGCGGTCCAGGCCGTGGCGGAGCTGAAACGGACCAGGACCGGAACCCTGAGCACCCTGGGCAGCATCAGTCTCTGCCGGTCGCTGCTGACCGCCGGCCTCGTGGACAGGTTCCGGTTGGTCATCTTCCCGGTGATCACGGGCAGCACCGGCAGGGAACGGATCTACGACCGCTATCCGGACATCTCGCTCGAGATGGTGAACAGCAGGACCTTCGACGGCCGGCTCCAGCTGCTCGAGTACATCCCCACCGTCCTCAGCGGTCCGCTGGGTCGCGGTCCCACCTGA
- a CDS encoding carboxypeptidase regulatory-like domain-containing protein gives MALDGDAVRGSTQTDSTGAFHLTLPDGRYVIRATNAGGYASTATELVVISDRPVHITLVVDSGIR, from the coding sequence GTGGCCTTGGACGGGGACGCCGTCCGGGGCTCAACACAAACCGATAGCACCGGTGCCTTCCATCTGACGCTGCCTGACGGTCGTTATGTGATCAGGGCGACCAACGCCGGCGGTTACGCTTCGACGGCTACCGAGCTTGTGGTCATCTCGGACAGGCCCGTTCACATCACGCTGGTTGTGGACAGCGGGATTCGATAG
- a CDS encoding 8-amino-7-oxononanoate synthase produces MTQWLERQTAVRERRGLVRRLLPRAADERFIDLASNDYLGLAADPRVAGAAAAAASVWGAGATSSRLVAGTTRLHLDLEQELAMLAGMETALVFSSGYLANIGVITALGGPGTLIVADEHCHASMIDGFRLSRSRTESFTHNSVEEVGRLLAGRPEPRALIAVESLYSVLGDEAPLAALLALAEDHDAVLLIDEAHSLGVTGTGTFQGRGAVAGTFLAGHPNVVVTATLSKALGSQGGAVLGSALLREHLVNRARSFIFDTGLAPASAAAALAAVRIIRDEPWRAGSVRSNAAALAAGLGPALTARGAAAEQTAADRPAVEQTAGAVQSITMPSAASALAAAEAARTAGVRIGCFRPPSVPDGISRLRLTARATLTRADIDDSCAVLRGILEELL; encoded by the coding sequence ATGACACAGTGGCTCGAGCGGCAGACCGCGGTCCGGGAGCGCCGGGGCCTGGTCCGCCGCCTGCTCCCCCGAGCCGCGGACGAACGGTTCATCGACCTGGCCAGCAACGACTACCTGGGCCTCGCGGCGGACCCTCGGGTTGCCGGGGCCGCTGCGGCCGCCGCTTCGGTGTGGGGTGCGGGCGCCACGTCCTCGCGTCTGGTGGCCGGAACCACGCGGCTGCATCTGGACCTCGAGCAGGAACTGGCCATGCTGGCCGGGATGGAGACGGCGCTGGTGTTCTCCTCCGGCTATCTGGCCAACATCGGCGTGATCACGGCGCTCGGGGGCCCCGGGACCCTGATCGTCGCGGACGAACACTGCCACGCCTCGATGATCGACGGATTCAGGCTCAGCCGCTCCCGCACCGAATCGTTCACCCACAACAGCGTGGAGGAGGTCGGCCGGCTGCTTGCCGGCCGGCCGGAACCGCGCGCACTGATCGCCGTCGAATCCCTCTACAGCGTTCTTGGCGACGAAGCCCCGCTCGCCGCCCTGCTGGCCCTGGCCGAGGACCACGACGCCGTGCTGCTCATCGACGAGGCCCACAGCCTCGGGGTCACCGGCACCGGCACCTTCCAGGGCCGCGGCGCGGTGGCCGGAACCTTCCTTGCCGGGCATCCGAATGTGGTCGTGACCGCGACGCTGTCCAAGGCCCTGGGCAGCCAAGGCGGAGCTGTCCTGGGATCTGCCCTGCTGCGGGAACACCTCGTCAACCGGGCCCGGAGCTTCATCTTCGACACCGGGCTGGCGCCGGCCTCCGCCGCCGCAGCCCTCGCCGCGGTGCGGATCATCCGGGACGAGCCGTGGCGGGCCGGATCCGTCCGAAGCAACGCTGCAGCCCTGGCCGCCGGGCTTGGCCCTGCCCTTACAGCCCGCGGCGCCGCCGCCGAACAGACAGCGGCCGACCGGCCCGCCGTCGAGCAAACGGCGGGGGCCGTCCAGTCCATCACCATGCCGTCCGCCGCATCAGCCCTGGCAGCTGCCGAGGCCGCTCGCACCGCCGGTGTCCGGATCGGCTGCTTCCGCCCGCCGTCCGTTCCGGACGGGATTTCACGGCTGCGGCTCACCGCCCGTGCCACCCTTACCCGCGCGGACATCGACGACAGCTGCGCAGTGCTGCGTGGCATTTTGGAGGAACTTCTATGA
- a CDS encoding cyclopropane-fatty-acyl-phospholipid synthase family protein: MTDPNTPPARGGASVLRTNSPIGRQSFDRLINDLATNRPRTVLDHGCGWGGMLMDILEAMPNTSGTGIDINESYIDQARMAAEQRGLADRALFQAESSADCAESADLVLNVGSYQAFGTISEALSRLRSSTTPFGRLVFGAEIWSVVPTDNQLAHMWPGTTVDDALLLPDLVDKVISAGWRVLDLRTSTSQEWEEFECGHLRNREQWLVTHPEHEAASEIRDELDKARMMWLRGHRDVMGFVTFVLAKDG, from the coding sequence ATGACTGATCCCAACACGCCACCTGCCCGTGGCGGAGCGTCCGTTCTCAGAACCAATTCGCCGATCGGACGGCAGTCCTTCGACCGCTTGATCAACGATCTCGCAACTAATCGACCACGAACGGTCTTGGATCATGGGTGCGGATGGGGTGGAATGCTCATGGACATTCTTGAGGCGATGCCGAATACCAGCGGCACGGGCATTGACATTAATGAGTCCTACATTGATCAGGCACGCATGGCAGCTGAGCAACGGGGGCTTGCTGACCGGGCCCTATTCCAGGCGGAATCGTCTGCCGACTGCGCGGAGAGCGCTGACCTCGTGCTCAACGTAGGTTCGTACCAAGCTTTTGGGACGATCAGCGAAGCCCTGTCCCGTCTTCGCAGCTCGACCACCCCTTTCGGACGTCTGGTTTTTGGTGCCGAGATCTGGTCTGTTGTCCCAACGGATAATCAGTTGGCTCACATGTGGCCAGGGACAACAGTGGATGATGCTTTACTCCTTCCCGACCTTGTCGACAAGGTCATCAGCGCTGGGTGGCGCGTTCTGGATCTGCGGACCTCAACCAGTCAAGAATGGGAAGAATTCGAGTGCGGCCATCTCCGAAATCGGGAGCAGTGGCTTGTGACTCACCCCGAGCACGAGGCGGCGTCAGAAATTCGGGACGAGTTAGATAAGGCAAGAATGATGTGGTTGCGAGGCCACCGGGACGTCATGGGCTTCGTCACCTTCGTTCTTGCCAAGGACGGGTGA
- a CDS encoding YidH family protein, whose protein sequence is MTEPDQGRGWLARRVLPGGEEPDPRFTLANERTFLAWVRTALAFLAGGLALEAFAIEAFPEPLRKALAMFLVATGMLISAGAAVRWVSIESSMRHGKPLPLPIIVPLLGLGGAVTAAVVIILIALN, encoded by the coding sequence ATGACCGAGCCGGATCAAGGACGCGGCTGGTTGGCCCGCAGAGTGCTGCCCGGCGGCGAAGAGCCGGACCCGCGGTTCACTCTGGCCAACGAGCGGACCTTCCTGGCTTGGGTCCGCACGGCCCTGGCCTTCCTCGCCGGCGGGCTGGCGCTGGAAGCCTTCGCGATTGAGGCCTTCCCCGAACCCTTGCGCAAAGCACTGGCAATGTTCCTGGTGGCTACCGGGATGCTGATCAGTGCCGGCGCCGCAGTGCGGTGGGTCTCCATCGAGTCGAGCATGCGGCACGGAAAACCACTTCCCCTGCCGATTATTGTTCCCCTCCTCGGCCTGGGCGGCGCAGTCACTGCAGCCGTCGTGATCATCCTGATCGCGCTGAACTGA
- a CDS encoding DNA polymerase IV, translating to MLHVDLDQFIAAVEVLRRPELAGKPIIVGGRGDPTERAVVSTASYEARAFGVGSGMPLRIAARKVPDAVILPVDQEAYLAASETVMATLRAQPGATVQVLGWDEAFMGTETENPEAYARQVQAAVLERTRLHCSVGIGDTLVRAKVATGFGKPAGVFRLTAGNWLDVMGSRPTKDLWGVGTKVSGRLAKLGINTVAELAASDPQNLVPEFGPRMGPWYAELGRGDGASVVDDTPWVARGHSRETTFQRDLTEPAQVYDAVRELTARVLEDVVAEGRPVVGLTLKVRYAPFETKNHGRKIPDTFDREEILARALDLAAGIEAGRPIRLLGLRAEMAMPDDARKGHTPTRGGW from the coding sequence GTGCTGCATGTCGATCTCGACCAGTTCATCGCGGCGGTCGAAGTGCTCCGGCGGCCGGAGCTTGCGGGGAAGCCGATCATTGTCGGCGGTCGGGGGGACCCCACTGAACGAGCGGTGGTGTCGACCGCATCCTACGAGGCCAGGGCGTTCGGTGTGGGTTCCGGAATGCCCTTACGCATTGCGGCCCGAAAAGTGCCCGACGCTGTGATCCTGCCCGTCGATCAGGAGGCTTACCTCGCGGCGTCTGAAACGGTGATGGCCACCCTGCGAGCGCAGCCCGGCGCCACCGTGCAGGTGCTGGGTTGGGATGAAGCCTTTATGGGCACTGAGACAGAGAATCCGGAAGCCTACGCCCGGCAGGTGCAGGCCGCTGTCCTGGAGCGAACGCGGCTGCATTGCAGCGTGGGCATCGGTGACACGTTGGTCCGAGCCAAGGTCGCCACCGGTTTCGGCAAGCCGGCCGGCGTCTTCCGTCTCACTGCCGGGAACTGGCTCGACGTTATGGGCAGTCGGCCCACCAAGGACCTGTGGGGTGTCGGAACCAAGGTGTCGGGCCGGCTGGCCAAGCTCGGCATCAATACAGTGGCCGAGCTCGCCGCGTCCGACCCCCAGAACCTGGTTCCGGAGTTTGGCCCCAGGATGGGTCCTTGGTACGCGGAGCTCGGACGCGGGGACGGCGCCAGTGTTGTGGACGATACTCCGTGGGTTGCCCGCGGGCACAGCCGGGAGACCACCTTCCAGCGGGACCTGACCGAGCCCGCCCAGGTGTACGACGCCGTGAGGGAGCTGACAGCGCGCGTCCTTGAGGATGTTGTGGCTGAAGGACGCCCCGTGGTTGGGCTGACTCTGAAGGTTCGGTACGCGCCGTTCGAGACCAAGAACCACGGGCGGAAGATTCCCGATACATTCGACCGGGAGGAAATCCTCGCGAGGGCTTTGGACCTCGCAGCAGGAATCGAAGCGGGCCGTCCGATCCGACTCCTCGGCCTGCGGGCCGAAATGGCCATGCCGGACGATGCCCGAAAGGGACATACGCCTACGCGAGGCGGTTGGTGA